The DNA sequence TTTCCGACAATCAGGCATAACGACGGCCAACCAAGCTAACGCCCGTCTTATAGCACATGATTTTACCCAGCCCGACTGGCTACCCAAGATGCTCGCACAATTAGCGGAGCAAAAAATTGCCCACCTTACGGTAGAGGGTGGCGCTTGGTTGCTGCAACAGTTCGTAGCGCAAGACCTTTGGGATGAAGCCAGGGTGTTTACCACCAAAGCCAACTGGAAGGTCGGCTTAGCCGCACCGGCACTTGGAAAAATTGCTTCTCAGGAGTTCATCTTGCAACAAGACCGCCTTACGATACACTATAATTTTTTGTAATTTCAAAAAAACACAACCATGCTGCATCGCATACTTTTAGGCTTATCCCTCCTTTTTTCTCTAGCTCTGACAGGACAAACCAGTCAACTGGAAACTGCCTTGTTTCAGTTACCAGATGTTATCTTTAAAAGTATGGAGACGCCTGCTGGCTACACAGCAGCCTACGAGTTGCACATCAAACAACCCCTCGATCACAATCATCCAGAGAAAGGATATTTTTATCAGCGTGCTTATCTTTCTCACCGTGGATTCGATCGGCCTACTGTCATTTGTACCGAAGGTTACGACCGGCCAAACAATCGCAATTACGAACTCAGTGACCTTGTCCAAGGCAATCAAATCGATGTAGAGCACCGCTTTTTTGGTACCAGCGTTCCAGCTGCCGACATCTTCGACTATCAATACCTGAACCTGGAGCAAGCTACCGCTGATTTGCACAAAATCAATCAGGTTTTTCGGGAAATCTACCAAGGCAAGTGGCTCAGCACGGGTATCAGTAAAGGCGGGCAGACCACCATTTTCTATCGTTATTTTTATCCAGAAGATGTAGACGTGAGTGTTCCTTTTGTGGCACCGCTCAACCTTGAATTGGAAGAACAACGCATCTACACTTTCCTCGATACCGTAGGAACAGAAGCCTGTAGAACAGCCCTTTATGAAGTTCAAAAAGAGGTATTAAAGAACAGGGACTACGCCTTGCCTCGCCTAAAGTGGTACGCAAAGGGAGCCGGCCTGAATTTCACTTACCTCAGTCTGGAAGAAGCTTTTGAATATGCCGTTTTGGAATATCCTTTTTCTTTCTGGCAGTTGGGAGGAAAATGTGAAGACATCCCCAAAAAAGGAGATGGTAAGGAGGCCGCATTGGAACACCTGATGTCTACCTCAGGGATTGATTTTTTTGCGGATGCAGGCATGACAGGTTACGCCAGTCATTATTACCAGGCAGGTTCCGAAATGGGCTACTATGGTTACAATACCGAAGATTTCAAAGGGCTACTTAAAGCTTTGCCGATGGAACCTCACCCCAGTGCTATTTTCATGCCTGAGGGATTGCCCAAGACATTCG is a window from the Lewinella sp. LCG006 genome containing:
- a CDS encoding S28 family serine protease translates to MLHRILLGLSLLFSLALTGQTSQLETALFQLPDVIFKSMETPAGYTAAYELHIKQPLDHNHPEKGYFYQRAYLSHRGFDRPTVICTEGYDRPNNRNYELSDLVQGNQIDVEHRFFGTSVPAADIFDYQYLNLEQATADLHKINQVFREIYQGKWLSTGISKGGQTTIFYRYFYPEDVDVSVPFVAPLNLELEEQRIYTFLDTVGTEACRTALYEVQKEVLKNRDYALPRLKWYAKGAGLNFTYLSLEEAFEYAVLEYPFSFWQLGGKCEDIPKKGDGKEAALEHLMSTSGIDFFADAGMTGYASHYYQAGSEMGYYGYNTEDFKGLLKALPMEPHPSAIFMPEGLPKTFDGKLVNAVAEWIPANADRFIFINGNADTWSATAVRPTEGIDALWFFLEGLDHGKARIRNMKPQERAQMVSALERWLEMEIE